A portion of the Streptomyces coeruleoprunus genome contains these proteins:
- a CDS encoding zinc-binding dehydrogenase, with product MFAAYAARIDRDQPLSGLELGERPEPEVRPGWTTVTVKAASLNHHDLWSLRGVGLGEDKLPMILGCDAAGLDEDGNEVVIHSVIGQTGHGVGPREPRSILTERYQGTFAERVAVPAWNVLPKPKELSFEEAACLPTAWLTAYRMLFTNAGVRPGDSVLVQGAGGGVATAAIVLGKAAGLRVYATSRDEAKRKRAVELGALDAFEPGARLPQRVDAVIETVGAATWSHSVKSLRPGGTLVISGATSGDRPSHAELTRIFFLELKVVGSTMGSKDELEDLLSFCAATGVRPVIDEVLPLDRAREGFEKMASGDLFGKIVLTTS from the coding sequence ATGTTCGCTGCCTACGCCGCCCGCATCGACCGCGACCAGCCGCTCAGCGGCCTCGAATTGGGCGAACGCCCGGAGCCCGAGGTACGCCCCGGCTGGACCACCGTCACCGTCAAGGCCGCCTCCCTCAACCACCACGACCTCTGGTCCCTGCGCGGGGTCGGGCTCGGTGAGGACAAGCTGCCCATGATCCTCGGCTGCGACGCGGCCGGCCTGGACGAGGACGGCAACGAGGTCGTCATCCACTCGGTCATCGGCCAGACCGGCCACGGCGTCGGCCCGCGCGAGCCGCGCAGCATCCTCACCGAGCGCTACCAGGGCACCTTCGCCGAGCGCGTCGCCGTCCCCGCCTGGAACGTGCTGCCCAAGCCGAAGGAGCTGAGCTTCGAGGAGGCCGCCTGCCTGCCGACCGCCTGGCTCACCGCGTACCGGATGCTCTTCACCAACGCCGGCGTGCGCCCGGGCGACTCCGTGCTCGTCCAGGGCGCGGGCGGGGGCGTCGCGACCGCCGCGATCGTCCTGGGGAAGGCCGCCGGGCTGCGCGTGTACGCGACGAGCCGTGACGAGGCCAAGCGGAAGCGGGCCGTCGAGCTGGGCGCCCTCGACGCGTTCGAGCCTGGCGCGCGGCTGCCGCAGCGCGTCGACGCGGTCATCGAGACGGTCGGCGCGGCCACCTGGTCCCACTCGGTCAAGTCCCTGCGCCCCGGCGGCACGCTGGTCATCTCGGGTGCGACGAGCGGTGACCGGCCCTCGCACGCGGAGCTGACCCGGATCTTCTTCCTGGAGCTGAAGGTCGTCGGCTCGACCATGGGCTCGAAGGACGAGCTGGAGGACCTGCTGTCGTTCTGCGCGGCGACCGGGGTGCGGCCGGTGATCGACGAGGTGCTGCCGCTGGACCGGGCGCGGGAGGGCTTCGAGAAGATGGCGTCGGGCGACCTTTTCGGGAAGATCGTCCTGACGACCTCGTGA